A region of Anticarsia gemmatalis isolate Benzon Research Colony breed Stoneville strain chromosome 10, ilAntGemm2 primary, whole genome shotgun sequence DNA encodes the following proteins:
- the LOC142976265 gene encoding organic cation transporter-like protein — protein sequence MTERKISIQKVDLDSIMDELGHFGRYQIRVYSYLMVAIITKAMYNTQYVFAAGPVEYRCRVPECETYPLDFAAKKWGKFALPGNRKCHRKVPTGGGCSADSFSNTTIKCSSWVYKNNNTIVPEFDLACQDWKRTLVGTVHSFAYFTAIPVTAYISDKYGRRLTLICTAIAPAFVGIARSFCTNYYVYLVLEYIEAFVGIGSYSTAFILGLEMVNLKKRVQAGIALSMTYASGQAILGITASIVPYWRHLTRLIYAPSVLFIFYFLIVEESVRWLIVKGRKEEAARIIIKAAEINGRTLSPQAIAMLEQSDEEPRYGIQANVGERRITVTKPEEVPICKQVLKSKTMMFRLTVCSFYWVTVTMVYYGLSINSVMLAGNRYVNFVLTALIEIPATHIIGMTMMGKMCISMIFCSIYIYTIELFPTQARHVLMGICSMVGRVGSMTAPQTPLLAVYMRSLPYILFGSMAGIAGILMLFTPETLKLKLPDTIEEAEHMERPRTRQRTDMLSAN from the exons ATGACTGAACGTAAGATCTCGATCCAGAAGGTAGACTTGGACAGCATAATGGATGAACTGGGGCACTTCGGCCGGTATCAGATACGCGTGTACTCGTATCTTATGGTGGCTATTATTACTAAAGCTATGTATAATACGCAGTATGTGTTTGCTGCCGGTCCTGTGGAGTACAG GTGCAGGGTACCGGAATGCGAAACGTACCCACTAGACTTTGCGGCTAAGAAATGGGGCAAGTTTGCGTTGCCTGGGAACCGCAAGTGTCATCGCAAGGTGCCCACCGGCGGCGGCTGCTCTGCTGACAGCTTTTCTAACACAACCATAAAATGCAGCTCTTGGGTTTACAAGAATAACAATACTATTGTACCTGAA TTCGACCTCGCCTGCCAGGACTGGAAGCGTACCCTGGTGGGTACCGTGCACAGTTTCGCGTACTTCACCGCTATACCGGTCACTGCATACATTTCAGACAA GTACGGGCGGCGCCTGACGCTGATCTGCACGGCCATCGCGCCGGCCTTCGTGGGCATCGCGCGCTCCTTCTGCACCAACTACTACGTGTACCTCGTGCTGGAGTACATCGAAGCCTTTGTAGGCATCGGCTCTTACAGCACTGCTTTTATTTTGG GTCTCGAAATGGTTAATCTGAAGAAACGCGTGCAAGCTGGTATTGCACTATCAATGACATACGCCTCAGGGCAAGCGATCCTTGGCATCACAGCCTCTATAGTACCATACTGGAGACACCTCACACGTCTCATCTACGCACCCTCAGTACTCTTCATATTCTACTTCCTGATCGTAGAAGAAAGTGTCCGCTGGCTGATAGTCAAAGGGAGAAAAGAAGAAGCAGccagaataataataaaagctgCTGAAATTAACGGCAGAACTCTGTCTCCACAAGCCATAGCGATGTTAGAACAATCAGACGAAGAGCCGAGGTATGGCATACAAGCGAATGTTGGGGAACGACGAATAACTGTTACCAAGCCTGAAGAGGTCCCTATTTGTAAGCAAGTGTTGAAGTCTAAGACCATGATGTTCCGACTGACGGTATGCTCGTTCTACTGGGTCACTGTAACCATGGTCTACTATGGCTTGTCTATCAACTCTGTGATGCTGGCAGGGAATCGCTACGTGAATTTTGTTCTGACCGCGCTGATTGAGATTCCTG CAACCCACATAATAGGCATGACAATGATGGGCAAGATGTGCATCAGCATGATTTTCTGCAGCATCTACATCTACACGATCGAGCTGTTCCCGACGCAGGCGCGCCACGTGCTCATGGGCATCTGCTCCATGGTGGGCAGGGTCGGCTCCATGACCGCGCCGCAAACACCGTTGTTG GCAGTATACATGCGCTCTCTACCGTACATCCTATTCGGTTCAATGGCTGGCATCGCCGGTATCCTGATGCTGTTCACCCCGGAGACCTTGAAGCTCAAGCTACCTGACACCATCGAGGAAGCCGAGCACATGGAGCGGCCCAGGACCAGGCAACGGACAGATATGCTCAGTGCCAACTGA